In one window of Saprospiraceae bacterium DNA:
- a CDS encoding cytidine deaminase, with product MLHTKLEISFQYHRDCSKLNGIQIQLLNEAFGATKTAYAPYSQYFVGAALVLEDGTILKASNQENASYPCGICAERNLLFYYGSNYASHKILKLAISTKSRNPTLQYPPAPCGLCRQVLVEYERNNKSSIELIIGQPDQDVLVFPKCEILLPFGFLPEHLNPSRT from the coding sequence ATGCTTCATACAAAATTGGAAATATCGTTTCAGTACCATCGGGATTGTTCAAAGCTCAACGGTATTCAAATTCAATTACTAAATGAAGCTTTTGGTGCAACGAAAACTGCTTATGCGCCGTATTCACAGTATTTTGTGGGCGCTGCATTGGTGCTTGAAGATGGAACTATTTTAAAAGCGAGCAATCAGGAAAATGCATCCTATCCCTGTGGCATTTGTGCTGAAAGAAATCTACTGTTCTATTACGGCTCCAATTATGCATCTCATAAAATATTAAAATTAGCGATCAGCACAAAATCCAGGAATCCAACACTTCAATATCCTCCTGCCCCCTGCGGATTATGCAGACAGGTATTGGTCGAATACGAAAGAAATAATAAATCTTCTATTGAATTGATTATCGGACAGCCGGACCAGGATGTGCTTGTCTTTCCAAAATGTGAAATTCTACTTCCATTTGGATTTCTTCCTGAGCATTTAAATCCATCGCGAACTTAA
- the hscA gene encoding Fe-S protein assembly chaperone HscA produces the protein MAKFGIDLKTGNLTTTKEIVVGIDLGTTNSLMAYMEGDHPVIIPIGFDGKGILESAIFLNDNGNVEVGHYARLKRMAHPQNTVYSVKRLLGRTIEELREKNIELPYAVFGQPDSGAINILIQDKVFSPVEISAYILKEMKSEAEFILKQKLSKAVITVPAYFSDAQRQATRSAGELAGFEVLRILNEPTAASMAYGMGLQRDEVKHIMVYDLGGGTFDVSILRIEDGIFEVLSTNGDNFLGGDDIDNAIFQFWLHKYPIKQNDLVNEELRNLAELAKISLSSNDIFESIFYGHKIQFTKTELEKLCSPFIDKTIECCQKALKDSTLSVKQLDEIVLVGGSTRLTALKNILNRTFGISINDSLNPDQVVALGAAIQADILTGNRKDYLLLDVTPLSIGIETMGGLMDTIIPRNSKIPLKLAKQYTTYKDGQSNIRISVYQGEREFVKDNIKLGEFVLSGIEPMPAGLPRLEVVFSIDVDGILSVNATELRSKVNHSIEIKSSFKLDQEEIAKRLMESVKMAEIDIEQKALTDALNEAGYILVNARRFAKNNNSLLEAGEIELLAAQIAQLESSLALTSAKSIQDSIEQFNSHTSEIAHKIMDLQIQKSLSGYSVDKLT, from the coding sequence ATGGCTAAATTCGGAATTGACTTAAAGACGGGAAATCTAACTACAACCAAAGAAATAGTGGTTGGAATTGATTTGGGCACCACCAACAGCCTGATGGCCTATATGGAAGGCGACCACCCTGTCATTATCCCCATTGGTTTTGACGGAAAAGGCATTTTAGAATCTGCAATATTTCTGAATGATAACGGGAATGTAGAAGTTGGACATTATGCCCGGCTTAAAAGAATGGCACATCCTCAAAACACAGTGTATTCAGTCAAAAGATTGTTAGGGAGAACCATCGAGGAACTTCGCGAAAAAAATATTGAGCTCCCATATGCTGTATTTGGACAGCCGGATTCCGGGGCCATTAATATTTTAATCCAGGATAAAGTATTTTCACCAGTTGAAATTTCTGCCTATATTCTGAAGGAAATGAAATCAGAGGCTGAATTTATTCTTAAACAAAAATTAAGCAAAGCAGTCATTACGGTTCCTGCGTATTTTTCAGATGCACAAAGACAGGCCACGCGCTCGGCAGGAGAATTGGCTGGGTTTGAAGTCTTGCGCATCCTCAATGAACCCACAGCGGCTTCCATGGCTTATGGAATGGGACTCCAAAGAGATGAGGTCAAACACATCATGGTTTACGATTTAGGTGGCGGAACATTTGATGTGTCTATTTTGAGAATCGAAGATGGAATTTTTGAGGTACTGTCAACAAATGGCGACAATTTTTTAGGAGGTGATGACATCGATAATGCCATTTTCCAATTTTGGCTGCATAAATACCCTATTAAACAAAATGATTTAGTCAATGAAGAACTTAGAAATTTAGCAGAGTTAGCTAAAATTTCATTGAGTTCGAACGACATTTTTGAATCTATTTTTTATGGTCACAAAATTCAATTTACAAAAACAGAATTGGAAAAATTGTGCTCTCCATTTATTGACAAGACAATAGAATGCTGCCAAAAAGCACTAAAGGACAGTACGCTAAGTGTAAAACAATTGGATGAAATCGTCCTGGTAGGTGGCTCTACCCGATTGACAGCCCTAAAGAATATCCTAAACCGAACATTTGGTATTTCGATAAACGATTCGCTTAATCCCGATCAGGTAGTTGCCCTGGGTGCAGCCATTCAGGCTGATATTCTGACCGGAAATAGAAAAGATTATTTGTTGCTTGATGTAACCCCCTTAAGTATTGGAATCGAAACTATGGGTGGATTGATGGATACCATCATCCCAAGAAATTCTAAAATACCCTTAAAACTTGCAAAACAATACACCACCTACAAGGATGGGCAATCCAATATCAGAATTTCAGTCTATCAGGGCGAAAGAGAATTCGTCAAAGACAATATCAAATTGGGCGAATTTGTTTTAAGTGGAATTGAACCTATGCCGGCTGGATTGCCCCGCCTGGAAGTCGTATTTTCAATCGATGTTGACGGAATCCTTTCTGTAAATGCTACGGAGTTGCGAAGTAAGGTCAACCACTCGATAGAAATAAAGTCTTCCTTTAAACTTGATCAGGAAGAAATCGCAAAGAGGTTGATGGAATCTGTAAAAATGGCGGAAATTGACATCGAACAAAAGGCCCTGACCGATGCCCTCAATGAAGCTGGATACATTCTTGTAAATGCCAGGAGATTTGCAAAAAATAACAACTCCCTACTGGAGGCTGGCGAAATAGAATTGCTTGCTGCCCAAATAGCCCAACTCGAATCTTCATTAGCCCTTACTTCTGCTAAAAGCATTCAAGATTCCATAGAACAATTCAATTCTCACACCTCAGAAATTGCTCATAAAATTATGGATTTACAAATTCAAAAATCCTTATCGGGGTATTCCGTAGATAAATTAACTTAG
- a CDS encoding translation initiation factor, with translation MKKTKLDSLSDLAMVFSTNKSHTPDSENQESTENSNKKLQAVRVQLNTRLKGGKSASIIYGLEEQEDVLQQICKQIKQKCGVGGSVKDGEIIIQGDQVIKIIGLLKELGYTQTKRSGG, from the coding sequence ATGAAAAAGACCAAACTGGATTCGCTGTCAGATCTTGCCATGGTCTTTTCGACAAACAAATCGCATACACCAGATTCTGAAAATCAGGAATCTACTGAAAATTCCAACAAAAAACTGCAAGCTGTTCGTGTACAACTCAACACCCGTCTCAAGGGAGGTAAATCTGCCAGTATAATTTATGGCCTTGAAGAACAAGAAGATGTGTTGCAACAAATCTGCAAACAAATCAAACAGAAATGTGGTGTGGGTGGCAGTGTTAAAGATGGAGAAATCATCATTCAGGGGGATCAGGTTATTAAAATAATAGGACTTCTCAAAGAACTCGGATATACACAAACCAAAAGAAGCGGAGGATAG
- the prmC gene encoding peptide chain release factor N(5)-glutamine methyltransferase, with protein sequence MSSFDEIQINNGLNNWVERLLVGEPIQYIAGSAPFINLNLTVNPSVLIPRSETEELAAMVYKRLQFAENLKVLDIGTGSGCIALYLKKQKPSWEVYALDHSEAALNCAKHNANSMSIKLHFLEFDFLEEGSWPDLPWDLIVSNPPYVCNSETETMQSSVLNFEPHMALFAPGDDPLIFYKKIAKFGKLFLKEGGTIYMELNEFKVREIESIFLEYAYKEVNTETDYLNKPRFMICKK encoded by the coding sequence ATGAGCTCATTCGATGAAATCCAAATAAATAATGGGCTTAATAATTGGGTAGAAAGGCTTTTGGTGGGAGAGCCCATACAATATATTGCGGGAAGCGCCCCATTTATCAATTTAAATCTGACGGTAAATCCTTCTGTATTGATTCCCCGTTCAGAGACAGAAGAATTGGCAGCTATGGTTTATAAACGGCTGCAGTTTGCAGAGAATCTTAAAGTTCTCGATATTGGCACCGGTTCCGGATGTATAGCCTTGTATCTGAAAAAGCAGAAGCCTTCCTGGGAAGTTTATGCCCTTGATCATTCTGAAGCCGCGTTGAATTGTGCAAAACATAACGCAAACTCGATGTCCATAAAACTACATTTTTTGGAATTCGACTTTTTGGAAGAAGGCAGCTGGCCGGATTTACCCTGGGATCTTATTGTCAGCAATCCTCCTTATGTGTGTAATTCTGAAACCGAAACTATGCAATCCAGTGTTTTAAATTTCGAGCCTCATATGGCTTTGTTTGCCCCCGGTGATGATCCTCTTATCTTCTATAAAAAGATCGCTAAATTCGGAAAGCTATTTTTAAAAGAAGGGGGTACAATTTATATGGAACTCAATGAATTTAAAGTCCGGGAAATAGAATCCATCTTTCTTGAGTATGCATATAAAGAAGTAAACACGGAAACAGATTATCTGAATAAACCTCGATTTATGATTTGTAAGAAATGA
- a CDS encoding queuosine precursor transporter: MVKTAKNKSNQLFIVLAAVFITNALVAEFIGVKIFSLEKTLGIQAFSFSFFGQSDLSFQLTAGVLIWPVVFILTDVINEYFGKKAVMKLSYLAIGMIAYSFLIIYMAIQLVPADFWIHSHLNSITDDQNRNQLASEVGNYNTAYNLVFGQGLKIIVASLVAFFFAQLLDAVLFRRIKSVTGEKNIWLRATGSTFISQFFDSYIVLFIAFYLGAQWPLQTVLAIGTVNYIYKLSVAVLLTPFLYLLHACIKWFLGEEIAMQLRKNAMADA, from the coding sequence ATGGTAAAAACGGCCAAAAATAAGTCGAATCAATTGTTTATTGTCTTAGCCGCTGTTTTTATTACCAATGCATTGGTAGCTGAGTTCATAGGAGTAAAAATTTTTAGTCTTGAAAAAACTCTGGGAATTCAAGCCTTCAGTTTTTCATTTTTTGGACAAAGTGATCTCAGTTTTCAATTAACAGCCGGGGTACTGATCTGGCCTGTTGTATTCATACTTACGGATGTCATTAATGAATATTTCGGAAAAAAAGCAGTGATGAAATTATCCTATCTGGCTATTGGGATGATTGCCTATTCATTTCTCATAATATATATGGCCATCCAGCTTGTTCCGGCAGATTTCTGGATTCATTCACATTTAAATTCAATAACTGATGATCAAAATCGGAACCAACTTGCTTCTGAAGTTGGAAATTACAATACAGCCTATAATCTGGTATTTGGACAAGGTTTGAAGATTATTGTGGCTTCCTTGGTTGCGTTTTTTTTCGCTCAATTATTAGACGCTGTTTTGTTCAGACGCATAAAATCTGTGACAGGAGAAAAAAATATATGGCTCCGTGCGACAGGCTCCACATTCATATCGCAGTTCTTTGATAGTTACATTGTGCTTTTTATAGCTTTTTATCTGGGTGCACAATGGCCATTGCAAACGGTTTTAGCGATTGGTACGGTAAATTACATCTATAAATTAAGTGTGGCAGTACTTTTAACTCCTTTTTTATATTTATTACATGCATGCATTAAATGGTTTTTAGGGGAAGAAATCGCGATGCAATTGAGAAAAAATGCGATGGCAGACGCATAA
- a CDS encoding amidinotransferase: protein MEKQLTNRILMIRPAHFGFNNETAETNRFQSNDHSIERVDEKAKEEFDGMVEILRNNGVEVIVFEDLRNLVLPDAVFPNNWFSTHDGNIIFTYPMFAPVRRLERREDILNFLEKQQNYVKRYSLEILEEEGKYLEGTGSMVLDREHKLAYACLSPRTDIRALDTFSMLSHYKIVYFNASDKNGSPIYHTNVLMAIGHDFVVCCMEAIQANQREIIADLFATTGKELVDISFDQMGKFAGNMLELTNAGNDKLLVLSQTAYESLNSEQKATLERHAKLLSIPIPTIEKIGGGSTRCMIAELF from the coding sequence ATGGAAAAGCAACTTACGAACAGAATTCTGATGATCAGACCCGCACATTTCGGATTCAATAACGAAACGGCCGAAACAAATCGGTTTCAAAGCAATGATCATTCGATAGAACGGGTTGATGAAAAGGCAAAAGAAGAGTTTGATGGTATGGTTGAGATTTTGAGAAATAACGGTGTTGAAGTCATTGTTTTTGAAGACTTAAGGAATTTGGTTTTACCGGATGCAGTTTTTCCGAATAACTGGTTTTCCACTCATGATGGAAATATCATTTTCACTTATCCGATGTTTGCACCGGTCAGACGACTCGAAAGGAGAGAAGATATTTTAAATTTTCTCGAAAAACAACAAAATTATGTAAAGCGATATAGTCTGGAAATTCTGGAGGAAGAAGGCAAATATCTGGAAGGTACCGGTTCGATGGTCCTTGACCGGGAACACAAATTAGCTTATGCTTGTTTGAGCCCCAGAACCGATATCAGGGCATTGGATACTTTTTCTATGCTTAGCCATTATAAAATTGTCTATTTCAATGCAAGCGACAAAAATGGTTCGCCAATTTACCATACCAATGTCTTAATGGCAATTGGTCATGACTTTGTAGTTTGCTGCATGGAAGCCATACAAGCCAATCAGCGCGAAATTATTGCAGATCTTTTTGCAACCACAGGAAAAGAACTTGTAGATATTAGTTTTGATCAAATGGGGAAGTTTGCCGGCAACATGCTGGAGCTTACCAATGCCGGAAATGACAAGTTGTTGGTTCTGTCACAAACGGCCTACGAAAGTTTGAATAGCGAACAAAAAGCTACACTCGAACGTCATGCCAAATTGCTTTCCATACCTATTCCAACCATCGAAAAAATAGGAGGAGGCAGCACTCGGTGCATGATTGCTGAACTATTTTGA
- a CDS encoding T9SS type A sorting domain-containing protein, translating into MFKTQSTQTPLFLSPKVIAFLSILILNLLAVTGDCQSVDPFGIKQLSQIERAKTRQLFYNIHPGKQSEIKGSSIIADLNPDVQMDLMEEYHPLLKISLPQLSQNGSDFLFTEYNFYTEDFNVNLISDQGSAKTEVNRGLHFKGIPTDGSRGFASLSVFTNAVYGSYTQQDGKLYTVTPLNATLEKSVQCLITDESKLNWAEMANGCHTDDYRDYMGSQVEMSVRSSDQCKRIEISIDVDYDLYLKLGKNTQAVSNYVTGLFNNVHTLFRNEGISIALAQLNIHVMEDNFTHMSASSDLESFRKKYANTNKTVRFLLSGYSKNGKATLGGIAYINTVCNSTYSYAYGNVLGSYEQSPAYSWDVFVVAHELGHTFGSRHTHACVWGPQKNKAIDNCAKLEGSCAAPGLPKKGSMMSYCYQTGMPGIDFLEGFGTEPGALIRSTIQAASCLKSSSPEGRPLDTSNTSISANVECSDGIYTHYFFDNNTIDATDDILILSIKNDTFDLGNLRDSSLVLQLTTTKNYGSKTAAGITAAYVAPDQSLFSVNKFWTIKTKSKITKSLKIQFLLSSKDIADLSGSAGSIDINKLIGIQIKSPGSIDPETNHQKATKELTNFIPVSNLATENTMTLLKQADGNYMAEITTRNFENTAFGIFQAAENPFVSITGMKAQSENTNSTIEFQTQFENNCSRFVLERSLNNNTFDSLISVSTKGNSTVQQSYVKNFTSALSEKDVLRIKAVSAQGKVFYSPAFAATVIAPKTESLSLYPNPVTQGRFTFEYHSSAIATDRIVVSILDSYGKTLRSYSYNVKNGKNVFNMYTFGLKTGLYYLRIISSTESVKAPFNISQ; encoded by the coding sequence ATGTTCAAAACTCAATCCACCCAGACTCCCCTCTTTCTTAGCCCGAAAGTAATCGCTTTTTTAAGCATTTTAATATTGAATCTGCTTGCTGTGACTGGTGATTGTCAGTCAGTGGATCCATTTGGTATAAAACAACTCAGCCAGATTGAAAGAGCAAAAACAAGGCAACTCTTTTACAATATTCATCCAGGAAAGCAATCTGAAATAAAAGGATCTTCGATTATTGCTGACTTAAATCCTGATGTACAGATGGATTTAATGGAAGAATACCACCCTTTACTTAAAATATCCTTACCACAACTATCGCAAAATGGCAGTGACTTCCTCTTTACAGAATACAACTTTTATACAGAAGATTTCAATGTAAATCTGATCAGCGACCAGGGTTCGGCAAAAACTGAAGTCAATCGTGGACTCCATTTTAAAGGGATTCCAACAGATGGCTCGAGAGGATTTGCCAGTTTAAGTGTATTTACCAATGCCGTGTATGGCTCCTATACACAACAAGATGGCAAACTTTATACAGTTACGCCATTAAATGCAACTCTTGAAAAATCTGTCCAATGCTTGATAACAGACGAATCCAAATTAAACTGGGCAGAAATGGCAAACGGATGTCACACAGATGACTACCGGGATTATATGGGAAGCCAGGTTGAAATGTCAGTAAGATCTTCAGATCAATGTAAAAGAATTGAAATTTCCATTGATGTCGATTACGATCTCTATCTGAAATTAGGCAAAAATACCCAGGCTGTCAGTAATTACGTTACCGGCTTATTTAACAATGTACATACCCTATTCAGAAATGAAGGCATCAGCATTGCACTTGCGCAATTGAATATTCATGTGATGGAAGACAATTTTACACACATGAGCGCCAGCAGCGATTTGGAGTCTTTCAGAAAAAAATATGCGAACACGAACAAAACGGTTCGCTTTCTATTAAGTGGCTATTCAAAAAATGGAAAGGCAACTTTAGGAGGAATCGCCTACATCAATACAGTATGTAATTCCACATACTCCTATGCCTATGGCAATGTCTTAGGTTCATATGAACAAAGCCCGGCTTATAGCTGGGATGTCTTTGTTGTGGCACATGAACTCGGGCATACATTTGGATCCAGGCATACGCATGCTTGTGTCTGGGGGCCTCAAAAAAACAAAGCTATCGATAATTGCGCCAAACTTGAAGGCAGCTGTGCCGCTCCAGGCTTACCCAAAAAAGGAAGCATGATGAGTTATTGTTACCAGACCGGAATGCCTGGAATTGATTTCCTCGAAGGCTTTGGAACAGAGCCCGGAGCATTGATCAGATCGACAATACAAGCTGCATCATGCCTTAAATCGAGTTCACCGGAAGGCAGACCTCTGGATACCTCAAATACATCAATTTCAGCAAATGTTGAATGTTCCGATGGCATTTATACACATTATTTTTTCGATAACAACACCATCGATGCAACTGATGATATTTTGATATTGAGTATAAAAAATGATACATTCGATCTGGGAAATCTGCGCGATTCCAGCCTGGTGTTGCAACTGACCACCACAAAGAACTACGGAAGCAAAACAGCTGCTGGCATCACAGCTGCTTATGTAGCTCCCGATCAGAGTTTATTTTCTGTTAATAAATTCTGGACTATTAAAACGAAATCAAAAATCACCAAATCGCTCAAAATTCAGTTTTTGCTATCATCAAAAGATATAGCAGATTTGTCGGGATCAGCAGGATCCATAGACATCAATAAACTTATCGGAATTCAGATAAAAAGTCCGGGTTCGATCGACCCCGAAACCAATCACCAAAAAGCCACTAAAGAATTAACTAATTTCATACCGGTTTCAAACCTGGCCACAGAAAATACCATGACCCTGTTGAAACAAGCGGATGGAAATTATATGGCTGAGATTACAACCAGAAACTTTGAAAATACGGCCTTTGGAATATTTCAAGCGGCTGAAAATCCATTTGTATCCATCACCGGAATGAAAGCACAATCTGAAAACACAAATTCAACGATTGAATTTCAAACGCAATTTGAAAATAATTGCAGCCGATTCGTTCTTGAACGATCATTAAACAACAACACTTTTGATTCACTCATTTCTGTAAGTACAAAAGGCAATAGCACGGTACAGCAATCTTATGTCAAAAATTTTACCAGTGCCTTATCGGAAAAGGATGTCCTTCGCATAAAAGCTGTATCTGCACAAGGTAAAGTTTTCTATTCTCCAGCATTTGCTGCTACCGTCATTGCGCCAAAAACAGAATCACTCAGTCTTTATCCCAATCCGGTAACACAGGGAAGATTTACTTTTGAATATCATTCCTCAGCCATTGCAACGGATAGGATTGTCGTAAGCATTTTAGATAGTTATGGCAAAACACTCAGATCCTACTCTTATAATGTAAAGAATGGCAAAAATGTTTTTAATATGTACACATTCGGACTTAAAACCGGATTGTATTATCTCAGAATCATCTCGAGCACGGAAAGTGTTAAAGCCCCTTTCAACATCAGCCAGTAA
- a CDS encoding TonB-dependent receptor codes for MVTPLLVLCMVLISNSMSFAQGVTTSQLSGLISDSKGEPLIAASVFAIHTPSGTAYAVNTREDGRYNIPNMRVGGPYTIKVTYVGYSTEQRENVYFELGENKKLSFALNETTTELTTVDVIAKVGTLGEMTGTGTQISSEKIANIPTINRDIDDFVKLTPQASTYSDGISFGGMNNRYNAIYIDGAVNNDVYGLASSGTNGGSTGISPFSIDIIDQLQVVLSPYDVSYGGFAGGGINAVTKSGTNTLSGTAYYFVQNESLTGKSNTTYTDRYGLTRSKLNPYEEKTYGFSLGGPIQKDKLFFFANVEVQKDETPAPFDVETYLGLSTKADLESLRQTLISKYGYDPGGFGNTSDKLDGLKLFGKIDYNLNENNRLTLRHNYTKGEQLDRTAGSTTRINFENTGILFPSITNSTALELNTRFKNKYSNNLILGYTTVRDDRDPIGNDFPYLIINNGGNTSIRIGSEEFSTANELNQDIFTITDNFKIYNGAHTITIGTHNEFYDMYNIFIGQNYGTYTYDSLSGFLNDLPARSYVRSYSLVDSLTGDGSKAAGIFKAMQLGLYVQDDWEINDKLKITAGLRLDMPVMTTDPAVDTFFNNTALPKLKAQSDLANEVESGKVPDGQLMFSPRVGFLYDVNNNKKTIIRGGVGLFTSRIPFVWPGSIYTNNGLTLGRVTQSDIPGGAIFRSDVNNQYSNPNFKVPSGQYDLFVKDFKYPQVLKGNLGLDLKLPQGINFSLEGVYTKITNNVVYTQINNDENGAFRWTSSADNRLYHTRKSIEPTYSAVYVASNTDEGDAYTITASLAKNFSFGLNALLAYTYGDANSLMDATSSQNSSQWRGQISVDGRNTPTFGRADYAAGHRLISSLSYKFNWFGSKHVATTISLFYEGKTGSPYSYVIGGTSGQNVNNEVGSTSRNRSLIYIPKDISEINLVDYTVSGKTVTAAEQWAKLDAFISSDSYLSANRGKYAEKNSNWMPYTSYLDLAIKQDFSLFVNGKRHTLQISADIFNLANLINSDWGVRYTVPGNDFNNYQLMTFEKLVADANNNNLVTKPTFTYRGGSESGKASLDILNGSSRWEMRLGARYFF; via the coding sequence ATGGTTACACCTTTGTTGGTGCTTTGTATGGTGTTGATTTCCAACAGTATGTCATTTGCCCAAGGTGTTACCACTTCCCAATTATCCGGTTTGATCAGTGATTCCAAAGGAGAGCCTTTGATTGCCGCATCCGTATTTGCCATTCATACTCCTTCCGGTACTGCATACGCAGTGAATACCCGGGAAGATGGTAGGTATAACATTCCCAATATGCGGGTAGGTGGGCCTTATACCATTAAAGTAACTTATGTAGGTTATTCCACCGAGCAAAGGGAAAACGTTTATTTTGAATTGGGAGAAAACAAGAAGCTCAGTTTTGCTCTCAACGAAACAACTACTGAACTGACCACCGTAGATGTAATTGCGAAAGTTGGAACATTGGGTGAAATGACCGGTACCGGTACTCAAATATCTTCTGAAAAAATTGCCAACATTCCAACGATCAATCGCGACATCGATGATTTTGTTAAATTAACTCCTCAGGCTTCTACTTACTCTGATGGAATTTCCTTTGGAGGAATGAACAACCGATATAATGCTATATACATTGATGGTGCTGTAAATAATGATGTTTATGGACTAGCTTCTTCCGGTACAAATGGGGGCTCAACTGGTATCAGCCCTTTTTCGATTGACATTATCGATCAGCTACAGGTTGTATTATCACCTTATGATGTATCCTACGGTGGCTTTGCCGGAGGCGGTATCAATGCTGTAACCAAGTCAGGTACCAATACTTTATCCGGTACTGCTTATTATTTTGTTCAAAATGAAAGCCTTACCGGCAAATCAAACACCACTTATACAGATAGATACGGTCTGACCAGATCGAAATTAAACCCATACGAAGAGAAGACTTATGGATTTTCTTTAGGAGGGCCCATTCAGAAAGACAAGCTTTTCTTTTTTGCCAATGTGGAGGTTCAAAAGGATGAAACACCTGCACCATTTGATGTTGAGACTTATTTAGGGTTATCTACAAAAGCGGACCTGGAAAGTCTAAGACAAACCTTGATTTCAAAGTATGGTTATGATCCAGGTGGTTTTGGCAATACTTCTGATAAACTCGATGGATTGAAATTGTTTGGTAAAATTGATTACAACCTAAATGAAAATAACAGATTGACGCTTCGCCATAATTATACAAAAGGCGAACAACTCGACAGAACTGCAGGTTCGACCACGCGGATCAATTTTGAAAATACAGGTATTTTATTTCCTTCAATAACAAACAGCACTGCGCTTGAATTAAATACCAGATTTAAAAACAAGTACTCCAATAACCTGATTCTCGGTTATACCACTGTACGGGACGACAGAGATCCTATTGGTAATGATTTTCCATATTTAATAATCAATAACGGAGGAAATACCAGTATTCGCATTGGTTCTGAGGAGTTTTCAACTGCAAATGAGTTAAATCAGGATATTTTCACAATTACTGACAACTTTAAAATTTACAATGGTGCGCACACCATTACGATTGGAACGCACAATGAATTTTACGACATGTATAATATCTTTATAGGCCAAAATTATGGTACCTATACATATGATTCTTTAAGTGGGTTTTTAAATGATTTGCCTGCAAGATCCTATGTAAGAAGTTATTCGCTTGTCGACAGCCTTACCGGTGACGGTTCTAAAGCAGCGGGTATCTTTAAAGCCATGCAATTGGGATTGTATGTCCAGGACGATTGGGAAATTAATGATAAACTAAAGATCACTGCTGGCTTAAGGTTGGATATGCCCGTTATGACTACCGATCCTGCTGTTGATACATTTTTTAATAATACTGCCTTGCCAAAGTTGAAAGCACAAAGCGATTTGGCAAACGAAGTCGAAAGTGGAAAAGTCCCGGACGGACAACTTATGTTTTCTCCAAGAGTAGGTTTCCTTTACGATGTAAACAACAATAAAAAGACCATCATTCGTGGGGGTGTAGGCTTGTTTACGAGCCGTATTCCGTTTGTTTGGCCAGGTTCCATCTATACCAATAACGGGCTTACATTAGGGCGTGTTACACAGTCAGATATTCCTGGCGGAGCAATTTTCAGGTCAGATGTCAATAACCAATATTCCAATCCCAACTTTAAAGTTCCATCAGGACAGTATGATTTGTTTGTAAAAGATTTTAAATATCCTCAGGTGCTCAAAGGAAACCTGGGATTGGATCTTAAACTTCCTCAAGGAATTAACTTTTCACTTGAAGGAGTTTATACCAAAATTACCAACAACGTGGTCTATACGCAAATTAACAACGACGAAAACGGAGCATTCCGGTGGACCAGTTCGGCCGACAACAGATTGTACCATACCAGAAAGTCCATTGAACCCACATACAGTGCAGTTTATGTAGCCAGTAATACAGATGAAGGAGATGCTTATACCATAACTGCATCTTTGGCAAAGAATTTTAGTTTCGGTTTGAATGCATTGCTTGCTTACACCTATGGAGATGCTAATTCTCTAATGGATGCTACTTCTTCTCAAAACTCTTCACAATGGAGAGGTCAAATAAGTGTAGATGGAAGAAATACACCTACTTTTGGACGGGCAGATTATGCAGCCGGACATCGTCTGATTTCGAGTTTATCCTATAAATTCAACTGGTTTGGAAGCAAACATGTTGCAACCACGATCAGCTTGTTTTACGAAGGAAAAACCGGATCACCATATTCCTATGTGATAGGAGGTACCAGTGGCCAAAATGTCAATAATGAAGTGGGAAGTACAAGCAGAAACCGAAGCCTTATTTATATTCCAAAAGACATTTCAGAAATTAATTTAGTGGATTATACTGTTTCAGGTAAAACAGTAACCGCTGCAGAACAATGGGCAAAATTGGATGCGTTTATATCTTCAGACAGTTATTTAAGTGCAAACAGAGGCAAGTATGCTGAAAAGAACAGCAACTGGATGCCTTATACCAGTTATCTCGATCTTGCAATTAAACAAGATTTCTCACTGTTTGTAAACGGTAAAAGACATACCCTCCAGATTTCTGCAGACATTTTCAACCTTGCTAATTTGATCAATTCAGATTGGGGCGTAAGGTATACCGTGCCTGGAAATGATTTCAACAACTACCAATTGATGACTTTTGAAAAACTGGTTGCTGATGCGAATAACAACAACCTGGTTACAAAACCAACTTTTACTTATAGAGGAGGTTCTGAGAGTGGTAAAGCAAGTCTGGATATACTCAACGGATCATCCCGCTGGGAAATGCGTCTGGGTGCACGCTATTTTTTCTAG